A genomic window from Silene latifolia isolate original U9 population chromosome Y, ASM4854445v1, whole genome shotgun sequence includes:
- the LOC141631410 gene encoding uncharacterized protein LOC141631410: MWVESRTDTKKFMLTMIYAFNDVTERQELWRFLKTEALNCNVPWLWAGDFNTVLSPIERIEGNSTEVEMGHFQECVSLCSMEDIQATWALFTWTNKQEPEARVYSRLDRVMGNEEWQQEFGEYIAHFHPEGLFDHCPCTIVDRKVDVIGRRSFKYFNMWGMSELFQECVVKVWHRRYAGTKMFQLIKKLKSLKPVLKQLNKSCFSDIENSSTIASTLLEKLQKDLVDKPGDHELMQQEYIVAQELKELLAARDSFLI, encoded by the coding sequence ATGTGGGTGGAGTCTAGAACTGATACTAAGAAGTTTATGTTAACTATGATTTATGCATTTAATGATGTGACTGAGAGACAAGAACTTTGGAGATTTCTAAAGACTGAGGCTTTGAATTGTAATGTTCCTTGGCTATGGGCAGGGGACTTTAATACTGTGTTGTCTCCTATTGAGAGAATTGAGGGAAATTCTACAGAAGTGGAAATGGGGCATTTTCAGGAATGTGTCTCACTTTGTAGCATGGAGGATATTCAGGCAACATGGGCATTGTTTACCTGGACTAACAAACAAGAGCCTGAGGCTAGGGTTTACAGTAGGCTTGATAGAGTCATGGGTAATGAAGAATGGCAGCAGGAATTTGGGGAGTACATAGCCCATTTTCATCCTGAGGGACTTTTTGACCACTGCCCATGTACCATTGTGGATAGGAAAGTAGATGTTATTGGTAGAAGGAGTTTTAAATACTTTAACATGTGGGGAATGTCTGAGTTATTTCAAGAGTGTGTTGTTAAGGTGTGGCATAGGAGGTATGCAGGTACTAAGATGTTCCAGCTgattaaaaaattaaaatctttGAAGCCTGTTCTTAAGCAGTTAAATAAGAGTTGTTTCTCTGACATAGAAAATAGCTCTACTATTGCTAGTACCTTGCTGGAAAAATTGCAAAAAGATTTGGTTGATAAGCCAGGGGATCATGAGCTTATGCAGCAGGAGTATATTGTGGCTCAGGAATTAAAAGAGCTTTTGGCTGCTAGGGATAGCTTCTTAATTTAA